From the genome of Pseudomonadota bacterium, one region includes:
- a CDS encoding ABC transporter ATP-binding protein/permease: MTPRPEITFTRETWQHWLAQIHAFARAPDAGLMARTLFAVVILFALACNGLNVVNSYVGRNFMTALAERNHPAFVAQALVWVGVFAVATLCSVLGRYYEDRLSLVWRNWATTRLLERYMARRNYLKVATVAGIENPDQRIAEDVRSFTTVTLSFVLMIFNGSLTVVSFAAVLWTISPALFGVGVLYAAVGTLLSLLLGRPLVRLNYQQLDREADFRAALVHVKENAALVALTGREGNFSGHLRRHLDHLVENAGRVIVVQRNLSFFTTGYNWLIQIIPALMVAPLFMRGDIEFGVITQSAVAFTHLLGAFSLIVTQTQLLSSLAAVVARLDALIMAIDNGDHDPHHGITTVEDDGRLAFENVTMLSAHRHRILIADLNLVLLPGACLLVRGAQNDVRSVLMRTTAGIRNWGRGRIIRPRNEQMMFVTEQPYLPDGTLLEVLLADDREQADVESFRDTVLATLRMVGLEAVLARCVDIDTEQKWTSLLTIGEQQLLVCAHVLLARPRFVMLERLSVTLERHTINHILDLFAQRGITYIALEPETQDLEHFDLVLDLAEGGSWQLRRVAHGKMLPEHGGRA, from the coding sequence GTGACTCCGCGCCCCGAAATCACCTTCACCCGCGAGACCTGGCAGCACTGGCTGGCCCAGATCCACGCCTTCGCGCGCGCGCCCGATGCGGGCCTCATGGCGCGCACCCTGTTCGCGGTCGTGATCCTGTTCGCGCTCGCCTGCAACGGCCTGAACGTGGTCAACAGCTACGTCGGGCGCAACTTCATGACCGCGCTCGCCGAACGCAACCACCCGGCCTTCGTCGCCCAGGCGCTGGTGTGGGTGGGCGTGTTCGCGGTCGCCACGCTGTGCTCGGTGCTGGGCCGCTATTACGAGGATCGCCTGAGCCTGGTGTGGCGCAACTGGGCCACCACGCGCCTGCTCGAGCGTTACATGGCGCGGCGCAATTATCTCAAGGTCGCGACGGTGGCCGGCATCGAGAACCCGGACCAGCGCATCGCCGAGGATGTCAGGTCGTTCACCACCGTCACCCTGTCCTTCGTGCTGATGATCTTCAACGGCAGCCTGACGGTGGTGTCTTTCGCCGCCGTGCTGTGGACCATCAGCCCCGCGCTGTTCGGTGTTGGCGTGCTGTACGCGGCCGTCGGCACCTTGCTCAGCCTGCTGCTCGGGCGCCCGCTGGTGCGTTTGAATTACCAGCAGCTCGACCGCGAAGCGGACTTTCGCGCGGCCCTGGTGCACGTCAAGGAGAATGCCGCGCTGGTGGCGCTGACCGGCCGCGAAGGCAATTTCTCCGGCCACCTGCGCCGCCATCTCGACCACCTGGTGGAAAACGCCGGCCGCGTGATCGTGGTCCAGCGCAACCTGAGCTTCTTCACCACCGGTTACAACTGGCTCATCCAGATCATCCCGGCGCTGATGGTGGCGCCGCTGTTCATGCGCGGCGATATCGAGTTCGGCGTCATCACGCAGTCGGCGGTGGCCTTCACCCACCTGCTGGGCGCGTTCTCGCTGATCGTCACCCAAACCCAGCTGCTGTCGTCGCTGGCGGCGGTGGTGGCACGTCTCGACGCGTTGATCATGGCCATCGACAACGGCGACCACGATCCGCATCACGGCATCACCACCGTCGAGGACGATGGGCGCCTGGCGTTCGAGAACGTCACCATGCTGTCGGCCCATCGCCATCGCATCCTGATCGCCGACCTGAACCTGGTGCTGCTGCCGGGCGCGTGCCTGTTGGTGCGCGGCGCACAGAACGACGTGCGCTCGGTGCTGATGCGCACCACCGCCGGCATCCGCAACTGGGGCCGCGGCCGCATCATCCGCCCGCGCAATGAACAGATGATGTTCGTCACCGAACAACCCTACTTGCCCGACGGCACCTTGCTCGAAGTACTGCTGGCCGACGATCGCGAGCAGGCGGACGTGGAATCGTTTCGCGACACCGTGCTCGCGACCCTGCGCATGGTCGGCCTGGAGGCGGTGCTGGCGCGCTGCGTGGACATCGACACCGAGCAGAAGTGGACTTCGCTGCTGACCATCGGCGAACAGCAGCTCCTGGTATGCGCCCACGTGCTGCTGGCGCGACCGCGCTTCGTGATGCTGGAACGCCTGAGCGTGACGCTCGAGCGGCACACCATCAACCACATACTGGACCTGTTCGCGCAACGCGGCATCACCTACATCGCGCTGGAACCCGAAACGCAGGATCTCGAGCACTTCGACCTGGTGCTCGATCTCGCCGAAGGTGGTTCCTGGCAGCTGCGGCGCGTGGCCCACGGCAAAATGCTGCCGGAGCATGGCGGTCGCGCGTGA
- a CDS encoding response regulator transcription factor, with translation MCVDDHPIFREGLSAVLANDPGFELVAEAGTGEEAIEKFRTHRPDVTLMDLRLPGISGTEAIAAIRAEFPDARIVVLTTETGDVPMQRTLNAGAKGYVLKGMAMSELLDIIRSVNAGKTRIPERVATHIAEHLTDKNLSARELEVLKLIAGGHRNREIAHKLSISEETVKMHVRNIMVKLNANDRTHAVTIAVRRGFITL, from the coding sequence ATGTGCGTGGACGATCACCCGATATTCCGCGAAGGACTGTCCGCGGTCCTGGCCAATGACCCCGGCTTCGAGCTGGTGGCCGAGGCCGGCACCGGCGAGGAAGCGATCGAGAAATTCCGCACCCACCGGCCCGATGTCACGCTCATGGACCTGCGCCTGCCGGGCATCTCGGGCACCGAGGCCATCGCCGCCATCCGCGCCGAGTTCCCCGATGCCCGCATCGTGGTGCTGACCACCGAGACCGGCGACGTGCCCATGCAGCGCACGCTCAACGCCGGCGCCAAGGGCTACGTGCTGAAGGGCATGGCGATGTCGGAACTGCTGGACATCATCCGCAGCGTCAACGCCGGCAAGACCCGCATCCCGGAGCGCGTCGCCACCCACATCGCCGAGCACCTGACCGACAAGAACCTGTCGGCGCGCGAACTCGAAGTGTTGAAGCTCATCGCCGGCGGCCATCGCAACCGCGAAATCGCTCACAAGCTTTCGATCAGCGAAGAAACCGTGAAGATGCACGTGCGCAACATCATGGTGAAACTCAACGCCAACGATCGCACCCACGCTGTCACCATCGCGGTGCGGCGCGGCTTCATCACCCTGTAA
- the hpnK gene encoding hopanoid biosynthesis-associated protein HpnK, which yields MRRIVITADDFGFSESVNEAVERGFRDGVLRSASLMVSAPAAADAIARARRLPGLRVGLHVTVVQGLSVLPAADIPHLVDDHGCFPDNLLSAALGWFFHGATRRELGREIAAQFAAFRATGLTLDHVDVHNHMHLHPSVLSEIIANLAPGEAAVRLPREPLAQAGVAGVLLAPWIALMRARLRRAGLAHNDWLLGIRDSGRVDEACLLAYLEHLPAGSVEIHLHPAVTRDAAVAAAMPGYFNEAECAALQSAAVAARLRALAIEPGGFSDLFDAGL from the coding sequence ATGCGCAGAATCGTCATCACCGCCGATGATTTCGGCTTCAGCGAGTCGGTCAACGAAGCGGTCGAACGCGGCTTTCGCGATGGCGTGCTGCGCAGCGCCAGCCTCATGGTATCGGCGCCGGCGGCGGCCGACGCCATCGCGCGTGCGCGGCGTCTGCCGGGGCTCAGGGTCGGCCTGCACGTCACGGTGGTGCAGGGCCTGTCGGTGCTGCCGGCGGCCGACATCCCGCATCTCGTCGATGACCACGGGTGCTTTCCCGATAACCTGCTCAGCGCCGCCCTCGGCTGGTTCTTCCATGGCGCCACGCGCCGCGAGCTCGGGCGGGAAATCGCCGCCCAGTTCGCCGCCTTCCGCGCCACCGGCCTCACCCTCGACCACGTCGACGTGCACAACCACATGCACCTGCACCCCTCGGTGCTGAGCGAGATCATCGCCAACCTCGCCCCCGGCGAGGCGGCGGTGCGCCTGCCGCGCGAGCCCCTGGCGCAGGCCGGCGTGGCCGGCGTGCTGCTGGCGCCGTGGATTGCGCTGATGCGCGCGCGTTTGCGGCGCGCGGGGCTGGCGCATAACGATTGGCTGCTGGGCATACGCGACAGCGGGCGTGTCGACGAGGCCTGCCTGCTCGCTTATCTCGAGCACCTGCCCGCGGGCAGCGTCGAAATCCACCTGCATCCGGCGGTGACGCGCGACGCCGCGGTGGCGGCCGCCATGCCGGGCTATTTCAACGAGGCCGAGTGCGCGGCGCTGCAAAGCGCGGCGGTGGCGGCGCGGCTGCGCGCACTGGCCATCGAGCCCGGCGGTTTCAGCGACCTGTTCGATGCCGGCCTCTGA
- a CDS encoding DegT/DnrJ/EryC1/StrS family aminotransferase → MASIPASGAARPPVPPIRIDFSAEDRRWITERIDEVLANGQLTLGKYGAEFEAEFARQAGAKHAIAVNSGTSSLEIILRVLKVEGRDVLVPADTFMATATAVIAAGGNPILMDSDVRTMSTTPEEILRKLTPNTAGIMIVHIAGIVTDAMPAIAQLAKDKDLWLVEDAAHAHASRLDGKHAGTFGIAGSFSFYPTKVMTSAEGGMIVTDDDDLASEARIYRDQGKASFHQNLHVRIGSNWRMSEPHAIIGLRHHAHLEQMVADRRKWAARYDAAFAAQDFGVTPIAPPANCHANYYKYPVMLRDGVDRAALKQWLRESHGVICAGEVYEKPLHQHPALAHLATAGLEQAEYLCARHICLPMFASMTAEEVDRVLEALADAKAKGML, encoded by the coding sequence ATGGCTTCCATTCCCGCATCGGGCGCCGCGCGCCCGCCGGTTCCCCCCATTCGCATCGATTTCAGTGCCGAAGACCGTCGCTGGATCACCGAACGCATCGACGAAGTGCTGGCCAACGGCCAGCTCACGCTCGGCAAGTACGGTGCCGAGTTCGAAGCCGAGTTCGCCCGCCAGGCGGGCGCGAAGCACGCCATCGCGGTGAACAGCGGCACCTCGTCGCTCGAGATCATCCTGCGTGTACTGAAGGTCGAAGGACGCGACGTACTGGTGCCGGCCGACACCTTCATGGCTACCGCCACCGCCGTCATCGCCGCCGGCGGCAATCCCATCCTCATGGACAGCGATGTGCGCACCATGTCGACCACGCCCGAGGAGATCCTGCGCAAGCTGACGCCCAATACCGCCGGCATCATGATCGTGCACATCGCCGGCATCGTCACCGACGCCATGCCCGCCATCGCCCAGCTCGCCAAGGACAAGGATCTCTGGCTGGTGGAAGACGCCGCCCACGCGCACGCCTCGCGGCTCGACGGCAAACACGCCGGCACCTTCGGCATCGCCGGTTCCTTCAGCTTCTATCCGACCAAGGTCATGACCAGCGCCGAGGGCGGCATGATCGTCACCGACGATGACGATCTCGCCAGCGAAGCGCGCATCTACCGCGACCAGGGCAAGGCCAGCTTTCACCAGAACCTGCACGTGCGCATCGGCAGCAACTGGCGCATGTCCGAACCGCACGCGATCATCGGTCTGCGTCACCATGCCCACCTCGAACAGATGGTCGCCGATCGGCGCAAATGGGCGGCGCGCTACGACGCGGCTTTCGCCGCCCAGGACTTCGGTGTCACGCCCATCGCGCCACCGGCCAACTGCCACGCCAATTACTACAAGTACCCGGTGATGCTGCGCGACGGCGTCGATCGCGCGGCGCTGAAGCAATGGCTGCGCGAAAGCCACGGCGTGATCTGCGCCGGCGAGGTCTACGAAAAGCCCTTGCACCAGCATCCGGCGCTCGCGCACCTCGCCACGGCGGGCCTCGAACAGGCCGAATACCTGTGCGCGCGCCATATCTGCCTGCCGATGTTCGCGAGCATGACGGCCGAGGAAGTGGATCGCGTGCTCGAAGCGCTGGCTGACGCCAAGGCCAAGGGCATGCTGTAG
- a CDS encoding flippase-like domain-containing protein: MKLGGLLALAVALALLGLVIANSDMAAVGERLTRLSIPGALAVLGLFALAWAAEIWAWALTFTGRAVRRAWLWQLWLVNMVGEAMNVVMPFGSLGGEPIKAWLLKQHYAVGYREAAATLLLMQTLLALAEALFVAIGALLAAWLGILPPAIADMLSGAALTLVALMALAMVGLHQRWLRHALHAFERRWGGARYAAVKHGLEDIEAALADFARAQPRRFAGSTLLFFANWLGGAAEVWLLLTLLDAALPFSHCWVAEAAVVTIRSLTFFLPAQLGSVEAVTVYVIGALGGSAEVGLALAALRRARELAWSALGLGVGAAYHLDWRAAMRG; encoded by the coding sequence GTGAAGCTGGGCGGACTGCTGGCGCTCGCCGTTGCGCTGGCGCTGCTGGGCCTGGTCATTGCGAACAGCGACATGGCCGCGGTTGGCGAGCGGCTGACGCGCCTGTCGATACCCGGCGCGCTGGCGGTGCTGGGCCTGTTCGCGCTGGCGTGGGCGGCCGAGATCTGGGCCTGGGCCCTGACCTTCACCGGGCGCGCCGTGCGCCGCGCCTGGTTATGGCAGCTGTGGCTGGTCAACATGGTCGGCGAAGCGATGAACGTGGTGATGCCGTTCGGCTCGCTGGGCGGCGAACCGATCAAGGCGTGGCTGTTGAAGCAGCACTACGCGGTCGGCTACCGCGAAGCCGCCGCCACGCTGCTCTTGATGCAGACCCTGCTGGCGCTGGCCGAAGCCCTGTTCGTCGCCATCGGTGCGCTGCTCGCGGCGTGGCTGGGTATCCTGCCGCCGGCCATCGCCGACATGTTGAGCGGCGCGGCCCTGACCCTCGTGGCGCTGATGGCGCTCGCCATGGTCGGCCTGCACCAGCGCTGGCTGCGCCACGCCCTGCACGCTTTCGAACGACGCTGGGGCGGCGCGCGCTACGCCGCCGTCAAGCATGGCCTGGAAGACATCGAAGCGGCGTTGGCGGACTTCGCGCGCGCGCAGCCGCGCCGTTTCGCCGGCAGCACCCTGCTGTTCTTCGCGAACTGGCTGGGCGGCGCCGCGGAAGTGTGGCTGCTGCTGACCTTGCTGGATGCCGCGCTGCCCTTCAGCCATTGCTGGGTGGCGGAAGCGGCGGTGGTCACCATCCGCTCCCTGACCTTCTTCCTGCCCGCCCAGCTCGGATCGGTGGAAGCGGTGACGGTATACGTGATCGGCGCGCTCGGCGGCAGCGCCGAAGTCGGCCTCGCCCTTGCCGCCCTGCGCCGCGCGCGTGAACTCGCGTGGTCGGCGCTGGGGCTCGGCGTCGGCGCCGCCTATCACCTCGATTGGCGGGCCGCGATGCGGGGCTGA
- a CDS encoding glycosyltransferase: MTALSLLTLVLLIPVVSGSIFSVLTVLATWRFYSRRVTDPALPLPPLTVLKPIYGLDRELEPGLRSFCEQDYPELQIVMSLQRRDDPALPLLRQLEAEYPERVTVVIGESPPSVNGKVQNMVIGMGAARHAHLVVSDSDVFAPRDYLRRMVAPLADPRIGFVCSLYRIRGARNLAERLDLLSINADFMPSVIFTYMTRAAIFCLGASIAFRRSDLEAVGGMAAFADYLVEDHELGRRLHERGLDVRLLPLTIDLTPDYADLGAWWRHQVYWDQNTRAANLPGFALTILTRAVPFALLFALLSGLSGAGLLVLGSSVAVRVASAALVACIQQDDETLVTLPWLPLRDVLALASWALALTRNTFEWRGNTFKLTRGGRIVPRDETA, from the coding sequence ATGACTGCCCTATCCCTGCTCACCCTCGTGCTGTTGATCCCGGTCGTGAGCGGCTCGATTTTCAGCGTGCTGACGGTGCTCGCGACTTGGCGCTTCTACTCCCGCCGCGTCACCGACCCGGCGCTGCCGCTGCCGCCGCTCACCGTCCTGAAACCGATCTATGGCCTCGACCGTGAACTCGAACCCGGCCTGCGCAGTTTCTGCGAGCAGGACTATCCCGAACTGCAGATAGTGATGTCCCTGCAGCGCCGCGACGACCCGGCGCTGCCCTTGCTGCGCCAGCTCGAAGCCGAATATCCCGAGCGCGTGACGGTGGTGATCGGCGAAAGCCCGCCGAGCGTCAACGGCAAGGTGCAGAACATGGTGATCGGCATGGGCGCCGCGCGCCACGCGCACCTGGTGGTGAGCGACAGCGATGTGTTCGCGCCGCGCGATTACTTGCGGCGCATGGTGGCGCCGCTCGCCGACCCGCGCATCGGCTTCGTGTGCAGCCTGTATCGAATCCGTGGCGCACGCAATCTCGCCGAGCGCCTCGACCTGCTCTCGATCAACGCCGACTTCATGCCGAGCGTGATCTTCACCTACATGACGCGCGCCGCGATCTTCTGCCTGGGCGCATCCATCGCCTTTCGTCGCAGCGACCTGGAAGCGGTGGGCGGCATGGCGGCCTTCGCCGATTACCTGGTCGAGGATCACGAACTCGGCCGGCGCCTGCACGAACGCGGCCTCGACGTGCGCCTGCTGCCGCTGACCATCGATCTCACGCCCGACTATGCCGACCTTGGCGCCTGGTGGCGGCACCAGGTTTACTGGGACCAGAACACCCGCGCCGCCAACCTGCCGGGCTTCGCGCTGACCATCCTCACCCGCGCCGTGCCCTTCGCCCTGCTGTTCGCGCTCTTGAGCGGCCTGTCCGGCGCCGGCCTGCTGGTGCTGGGCTCGAGCGTCGCGGTGCGCGTGGCGAGCGCCGCGCTGGTGGCATGCATCCAGCAGGACGACGAAACGCTCGTCACGCTGCCGTGGCTGCCGCTGCGCGACGTGTTGGCGCTCGCGTCGTGGGCGCTGGCCCTGACCCGCAATACCTTCGAATGGCGCGGCAACACCTTCAAGCTGACGCGCGGCGGCCGCATCGTGCCGCGCGACGAGACCGCGTGA
- a CDS encoding phytanoyl-CoA dioxygenase family protein: MSQVTLVSNGLPLPRAPEYVAPLHASSPASLADGSASAQLASHGYVYLRGLLPREVVLAMRQRYFQRFPASFVKDGDSRRAAFSGLEPAGLPAHGTRGHPAYDFVREDFFRDFAEHPLLRGAAEAVLGGPVERLRRTPIRHFVPGRPASSRAHIDGTYVEAEARDLVTLWVPLGDCPVSSGGLVYLEDSHQEQDISRRVRDVAPYDRPGDRRPLTHDLKWMAEHTGRRWLVTDYAAGDVVIHSPLIVHASLDCQSDEMRLSTDIRYLRQGSHYDPRWRGDWAADDSY, translated from the coding sequence ATGTCTCAAGTGACGCTGGTCTCCAACGGCCTTCCACTGCCGCGCGCTCCTGAATACGTCGCCCCCCTGCACGCCTCGTCGCCGGCTTCCCTCGCCGACGGCAGCGCGAGCGCACAGCTTGCCAGCCATGGCTATGTCTACCTGCGCGGCCTGTTGCCGCGCGAGGTCGTGCTGGCCATGCGCCAGCGCTATTTCCAGCGCTTCCCCGCCAGTTTCGTCAAGGACGGCGACAGCCGGCGCGCGGCGTTCTCGGGCCTGGAACCCGCAGGCCTGCCGGCCCACGGCACGCGTGGCCACCCCGCCTACGACTTCGTGCGCGAGGATTTCTTCAGGGATTTCGCCGAGCACCCGCTGCTGCGCGGCGCCGCCGAGGCGGTGCTGGGCGGACCGGTGGAGCGTCTGCGGCGCACGCCCATCCGGCATTTCGTGCCGGGCCGGCCGGCCTCATCGCGCGCGCACATCGACGGCACCTATGTCGAGGCCGAAGCCCGCGATCTCGTGACCCTGTGGGTGCCGCTCGGTGATTGCCCGGTGTCCTCGGGGGGCCTCGTCTATCTCGAAGATTCCCACCAGGAGCAGGACATTTCGCGGCGCGTGCGCGATGTCGCGCCCTATGACCGCCCCGGCGACCGCCGTCCCCTCACCCATGACCTGAAATGGATGGCGGAACATACCGGCCGCCGTTGGCTGGTCACCGACTACGCGGCCGGCGACGTCGTCATCCATTCGCCTTTGATCGTGCATGCCTCGCTGGACTGCCAGAGCGACGAGATGCGCTTGTCGACCGACATCCGCTACCTGCGCCAGGGCAGCCATTACGATCCGCGCTGGCGCGGTGACTGGGCGGCGGACGACAGCTACTGA
- a CDS encoding PQQ-binding-like beta-propeller repeat protein, whose amino-acid sequence MRLLSCLCLLLGLTAAHAADTKVDGEALFNAACARCHDRELPRMPSRTALKEKPPQDIYTTISAGVMAPYARGLGHDQRRAIAEYASGKSLGEFASGAAAIPHSAYCKAPPAKPLANLDGGWNGWGNGLANTRFQDAARAGLTAADVPRLKLKWAFGIPAVSTMSGHPVEADGRLFFGTFSGLVIALDAASGCALWVYEAHAGVRTSLTLAKGEDGTANLFFGDLSGKVYALDPATGKERWAMVADDHPHIRITGTPVYHGGRLFVPLSSLEEVAGAMPDYECCTFRGGVLALDAATGKEIWKTRTIAEAPSKRDKNAAGAQLWGPSGAAVWSAPTLDPEHDTLYITTGDSYSDPPAPESDAIMALAMSSGEMRWIHQALAGDAYTIACADPSPAAKVACPKSNGPDLDFGASPVLVTLKDGKRLLLAGQKSGELHALDPDTGAARWKIKVGEGGIVGGIEWGFAVDGEKAYVAIAEAWEKPADEAGGVAAVNLADGKLAWEVGPVKGGCAGRERCNTGQLAAVSAMPGVLFSGSLDGHLRAYGTTDGRVLWDVDTHREFQTVNGIAAHGGSLNGPGPAIAHGHVYVVSGYAMWNKWMPGNVLLAFSVDGK is encoded by the coding sequence GTGCGTCTATTGTCCTGCCTGTGCCTGCTCCTGGGTTTGACCGCCGCCCATGCCGCCGACACCAAGGTCGATGGCGAGGCCTTGTTCAACGCCGCGTGCGCGCGATGCCATGACCGCGAGCTGCCGCGCATGCCGTCGCGCACCGCGCTCAAGGAAAAGCCACCGCAGGACATCTACACCACCATCAGTGCCGGCGTCATGGCGCCCTATGCGCGTGGGCTCGGTCACGACCAGCGCCGCGCCATCGCCGAATATGCCTCGGGCAAGTCGCTGGGCGAGTTCGCCTCCGGCGCGGCCGCCATTCCGCACAGCGCCTACTGCAAGGCGCCGCCCGCCAAGCCGCTGGCCAATCTCGACGGCGGCTGGAACGGCTGGGGTAACGGTCTCGCCAACACCCGCTTCCAGGACGCCGCGCGCGCCGGCCTCACGGCCGCCGACGTACCCAGGCTCAAGCTCAAATGGGCGTTCGGCATTCCGGCCGTGTCGACCATGTCGGGACATCCGGTGGAAGCCGATGGGCGCCTGTTCTTCGGCACCTTCTCCGGCCTCGTCATCGCGCTCGATGCCGCGAGCGGCTGCGCCCTGTGGGTGTACGAAGCCCACGCCGGCGTGCGCACTTCGCTGACGCTCGCCAAGGGCGAGGACGGCACTGCCAACCTCTTCTTCGGCGATCTCAGCGGCAAGGTCTATGCCCTCGACCCGGCCACCGGCAAGGAACGCTGGGCGATGGTCGCCGACGATCACCCGCACATCCGCATCACCGGCACGCCGGTCTACCACGGCGGGCGCCTGTTCGTGCCGCTGTCGTCGCTGGAGGAAGTGGCGGGCGCCATGCCCGATTACGAGTGCTGCACGTTCCGCGGCGGCGTGCTGGCGCTCGACGCGGCGACCGGCAAGGAGATCTGGAAGACCCGCACCATCGCCGAAGCGCCCAGCAAGCGCGACAAGAACGCGGCGGGCGCGCAGCTATGGGGACCGTCGGGCGCGGCGGTGTGGTCGGCGCCGACGCTCGATCCTGAACACGACACGCTCTACATCACGACCGGCGACAGCTATTCCGACCCGCCCGCGCCGGAATCCGACGCCATCATGGCGCTCGCCATGAGCAGCGGCGAGATGCGCTGGATACACCAGGCGCTGGCCGGCGATGCCTACACCATCGCCTGCGCCGACCCGTCGCCCGCGGCCAAGGTCGCGTGCCCGAAGTCCAACGGCCCGGATCTCGACTTCGGCGCCTCGCCGGTGCTGGTGACCTTGAAGGACGGCAAGCGCCTGCTGCTGGCCGGCCAGAAATCCGGCGAACTGCATGCGCTCGATCCTGACACCGGCGCCGCGCGCTGGAAGATCAAGGTCGGCGAAGGCGGCATCGTCGGCGGCATCGAATGGGGCTTCGCGGTCGATGGCGAGAAGGCCTACGTGGCAATCGCCGAGGCCTGGGAAAAACCCGCCGACGAAGCCGGCGGCGTGGCGGCGGTCAATCTCGCCGATGGCAAGCTGGCCTGGGAGGTCGGTCCGGTGAAGGGCGGCTGCGCCGGCCGCGAACGCTGCAACACCGGCCAGCTGGCCGCGGTCAGCGCCATGCCGGGCGTGCTGTTCTCCGGCAGTCTCGACGGCCACCTGCGCGCCTACGGCACCACCGACGGCCGCGTGCTGTGGGACGTCGACACCCATCGCGAATTCCAGACCGTCAACGGCATCGCCGCCCATGGCGGTTCTCTGAACGGGCCCGGGCCCGCCATCGCCCACGGCCACGTCTACGTGGTGTCGGGCTACGCCATGTGGAACAAGTGGATGCCGGGCAACGTACTGCTGGCGTTCAGCGTCGACGGCAAGTAA
- a CDS encoding isoprenylcysteine carboxylmethyltransferase family protein, whose translation MADSPTTAQAETALLRKRGTHTRLFALSVFAAFLVAAPVSAQHPALERVMVALGNLLIVGGGLVRVYAALFIGGWKNQRLAAVGPYAMTRNPLYVGSLFATLGVGLVTASVTLTALLFGFIMAYYSRTVAREEAYLEQQFGEEYLAYKRSVPRWLPRAGARLVLPAEVTAKPRYVLNGIRDITLIILAYPVCELVRVAHLMGWLPGLFRLW comes from the coding sequence ATGGCTGACAGCCCGACGACCGCGCAGGCCGAAACGGCCCTGCTGCGTAAACGCGGAACGCACACCCGCCTGTTCGCGCTGTCGGTGTTCGCCGCCTTCCTGGTCGCGGCGCCGGTCAGCGCCCAGCATCCGGCGCTGGAGCGCGTGATGGTGGCGCTCGGCAATCTTCTGATCGTGGGCGGCGGCCTCGTCAGGGTCTACGCCGCGCTCTTCATCGGTGGCTGGAAGAACCAACGCCTGGCGGCGGTCGGCCCCTACGCGATGACGCGCAATCCGCTTTACGTCGGCTCCTTGTTCGCGACCCTCGGCGTCGGACTCGTGACCGCCAGCGTCACGCTCACCGCGCTCCTGTTCGGCTTCATCATGGCCTATTACAGCCGCACCGTGGCACGCGAAGAGGCCTATCTCGAACAGCAGTTCGGCGAGGAATACCTCGCCTATAAACGCAGCGTGCCGCGCTGGCTGCCGCGCGCCGGCGCGCGCCTGGTGTTGCCGGCGGAAGTGACGGCCAAGCCGCGCTACGTGTTGAACGGCATTCGCGACATCACGCTCATCATCCTCGCCTATCCCGTGTGCGAACTGGTGCGGGTGGCGCATCTCATGGGCTGGCTGCCGGGACTGTTTCGCCTTTGGTGA
- a CDS encoding isoprenylcysteine carboxylmethyltransferase family protein — protein MTSDSASLAVRYGRWLFKHRNKVFTVFMLVLLLGLPPVTFAHDVALDRWLDVFGIAIAAGGQALRAAVIGLEYIKRGGVNKQPHADKLVTGGMFAHCRNPLYVGNLLILAGLFVIHNHPLVYLLGGLFYLGAYHAIVAAEEDYLRNKFGAEFDAYCRDVPRWTVRMQGLGATMASMEMNWKRMVQKDYGTAYFWMAGAALLLTVERLRADSTGYVGVGTMAPLAALAALTAVFFVVWRLKRARYFQTSNG, from the coding sequence GTGACGAGTGATTCCGCCAGCCTCGCGGTGCGCTATGGCCGCTGGCTGTTCAAGCATCGCAACAAGGTCTTCACCGTCTTCATGCTGGTGCTGCTGCTCGGTCTGCCGCCGGTGACTTTCGCGCACGACGTGGCGCTCGATCGCTGGCTGGACGTGTTCGGCATCGCCATCGCCGCCGGCGGCCAGGCGCTGCGCGCGGCGGTCATCGGCCTGGAATACATCAAGCGCGGCGGCGTCAACAAGCAGCCCCACGCCGACAAGCTCGTCACCGGCGGCATGTTCGCCCACTGCCGCAACCCGTTGTACGTCGGCAACCTCCTGATCCTCGCCGGCCTGTTCGTGATCCACAACCATCCGCTGGTCTACCTGCTCGGCGGGCTGTTTTATCTCGGCGCCTACCACGCCATTGTCGCCGCCGAGGAGGATTACCTGCGTAACAAGTTCGGCGCCGAGTTCGATGCCTATTGTCGCGACGTGCCACGCTGGACCGTGCGCATGCAGGGGCTCGGCGCGACCATGGCCTCGATGGAGATGAACTGGAAGCGCATGGTGCAAAAGGATTACGGCACCGCCTATTTCTGGATGGCGGGCGCGGCATTGTTGTTGACCGTCGAGCGCCTGCGCGCCGACAGCACCGGCTACGTCGGCGTCGGCACGATGGCGCCGCTCGCCGCGCTCGCGGCGCTGACCGCCGTGTTCTTCGTGGTGTGGCGCTTGAAGCGCGCGCGCTACTTCCAGACCAGCAATGGCTGA